A single region of the Malaclemys terrapin pileata isolate rMalTer1 chromosome 4, rMalTer1.hap1, whole genome shotgun sequence genome encodes:
- the SRSF3 gene encoding serine/arginine-rich splicing factor 3: MHRDSCPLDCKVYVGNLGNNGNKTELERAFGYYGPLRSVWVARNPPGFAFVEFEDPRDAADAVRELDGRTLCGCRVRVELSNGEKRSRNRGPPPSWGRRPRDDYRRRSPPPRRRSPRRRSFSRSRSRSLSRDRRRERSLSRERNHKPSRSFSRSRSRSRSNERK; encoded by the exons ATGCATCGTGACTCCTGTCCGCTGGACTGCAAGGTTTATGTAGGTAACCTTGGCAACAATGGCAACAAAACTGAATTGGAACGAGCTTTTGGCTACTATGGACCACTGCGCAGTGTGTGGGTTGCTAGAAATCCTCCTGGCTTTGCTTTTGTTGAATTTGAAGATCCCCGAGATGCAGCTGATGCAGTGAGAGAATTAGATGGAAG AACACTCTGCGGGTGCCGTGTCAGGGTGGAGCTGTCTAATGGTGAAAAACGGAGTCGTAATCGTGGTCCGCCTCCCTCATGGGGTAGGCGTCCTCGAGATGATTATCGCAGAAGAAGTCCTCCGCCTCGCCGCAG ATCACCACGAAGGAGAAGCTTTTCTCGTAGCCGCAGCAG GTCCCTCTCTAgagacagaaggagagagagatcactttcACGGGAGAGAAATCACAAGCCTTCCCGTTCCTTTTCCAGGTCTCGTAG TCGTTCCAGGtcaaatgagagaaaatag